The following coding sequences are from one bacterium window:
- a CDS encoding alpha/beta fold hydrolase, translating into MLQKTFKLFNKKQEPIRGDVCIPDLNRRYPIVIICHGFKGFKDWGFFPYVAEMLCKRGFIVVKFNFSGSGIGEDLMNFTELDKFASNTYTQELEDLEKILDELERGNVCGNSGYLDRIGILGHSRGGGMAILKASYDKRVKALVTWSAISTVERQSFLDVLPQWKRQTYIEIPNMRTGEKMRLNMNIVEDIERNAKSRLNISRSASKLDVPYMVIHGEKDESVPVSEARNIFQELHLSRIRLEIIPNATHTYGCVHPFDGPTPELKKAFSLTHEWFSNFLK; encoded by the coding sequence ATGCTTCAAAAAACTTTTAAGTTGTTCAATAAAAAACAGGAACCCATACGGGGCGATGTCTGTATTCCCGATCTGAATCGCAGGTATCCAATCGTTATTATCTGCCACGGTTTTAAGGGATTTAAGGACTGGGGTTTCTTCCCCTACGTCGCTGAAATGCTCTGCAAGCGAGGGTTCATTGTTGTTAAATTTAATTTTTCAGGAAGCGGGATCGGCGAAGATCTTATGAATTTCACGGAATTGGATAAATTCGCATCCAATACGTACACTCAGGAACTTGAAGATCTGGAGAAAATTCTAGACGAACTCGAACGAGGGAACGTTTGCGGTAATTCAGGTTATCTCGACAGAATCGGTATTTTGGGGCACAGCCGTGGCGGCGGAATGGCTATTTTAAAGGCGTCCTACGACAAGCGCGTAAAGGCCCTGGTAACATGGTCGGCTATTTCTACCGTAGAGCGTCAGTCGTTCTTAGATGTACTTCCGCAATGGAAACGGCAGACGTATATTGAAATTCCGAATATGAGAACCGGCGAAAAGATGCGGCTCAATATGAATATCGTAGAAGATATCGAAAGAAACGCGAAATCACGGCTGAATATTTCCAGATCGGCTTCGAAATTGGATGTTCCTTACATGGTTATCCATGGTGAAAAAGACGAAAGCGTGCCTGTAAGTGAAGCGCGCAATATTTTCCAGGAGTTACATTTATCCAGAATCAGACTTGAAATCATTCCGAACGCGACGCATACCTACGGCTGTGTCCATCCTTTTGATGGCCCCACGCCGGAGCTTAAAAAAGCTTTTTCACTGACGCATGAATGGTTCAGCAATTTTTTAAAGTAA
- a CDS encoding MBL fold metallo-hydrolase, translating to MIIDIETVGPFQENCYIIGDEKTMAGAIIDPGDEADRILKTAKKTGLQFKYILNTHAHIDHVCGVQEVKDALQIPFYLHKDDLVLLQNLPKQAAMFGIFVDRVPEVDFFYGTETQIQIGGLTAQIFHTPGHSPGGVCLYFKSENIVFGGDVLFNGSIGRTDLYGGDYDTLINVIREKLFILPDETLVYPGHGPVTSIGHEKRYNPFLSGESGQFA from the coding sequence ATGATTATTGATATAGAAACGGTCGGCCCTTTTCAGGAAAATTGTTATATCATCGGCGATGAGAAAACCATGGCTGGCGCTATTATCGATCCGGGCGATGAAGCCGATCGAATTCTTAAAACAGCAAAAAAAACCGGGCTGCAATTTAAATATATACTCAACACCCACGCGCATATTGACCACGTTTGCGGAGTTCAGGAGGTCAAAGACGCGCTGCAAATCCCTTTCTATCTCCACAAAGACGATTTAGTTCTTTTACAGAACCTTCCGAAGCAAGCCGCTATGTTTGGAATATTTGTTGATCGTGTGCCCGAAGTTGACTTTTTCTACGGTACGGAAACGCAAATTCAGATTGGCGGTCTCACGGCGCAGATTTTTCACACACCGGGACATTCTCCCGGCGGTGTATGTCTTTATTTCAAGTCGGAAAATATTGTTTTCGGCGGGGATGTGTTGTTCAACGGATCGATCGGGCGAACGGATTTGTACGGCGGCGATTACGACACATTAATCAATGTAATTCGTGAGAAACTTTTTATACTTCCCGATGAAACTTTAGTTTACCCCGGACATGGCCCTGTTACTTCTATAGGCCACGAGAAGAGATATAATCCGTTCTTGAGTGGTGAATCGGGGCAGTTTGCATAG
- a CDS encoding DUF2889 domain-containing protein, which yields MSTDKTDVALSPVKRLVSKRDIGIEAFELENGNVMLEATFLDPYHLIRLNIQVDPRTRTIVAAKSQMANHPHSICPSVTEKAKLLTGLVIERGITKEISKRIGGSEGCVHLRELAFETVNFAATVMMGYDEGFGLMSREFNILDEKKRFDLSKQILKNTCHVYKADE from the coding sequence ATGTCAACAGATAAAACAGACGTTGCGCTCAGCCCAGTAAAACGCCTCGTATCCAAACGAGATATAGGCATTGAGGCGTTTGAATTAGAAAACGGCAATGTGATGCTGGAAGCGACTTTTTTGGATCCGTATCATTTGATACGATTAAATATTCAGGTGGATCCGCGCACCCGCACTATCGTTGCCGCAAAAAGTCAAATGGCGAACCATCCGCACTCCATTTGCCCTAGCGTGACCGAGAAGGCAAAACTTCTGACAGGACTTGTTATAGAGCGAGGTATTACAAAAGAGATTTCCAAACGCATTGGCGGGAGCGAGGGATGTGTTCATTTGCGTGAACTCGCGTTCGAAACGGTTAATTTCGCCGCAACCGTCATGATGGGGTATGATGAAGGCTTTGGTCTTATGAGCAGAGAATTTAATATTCTTGACGAAAAAAAGCGTTTTGATCTGTCAAAACAAATTCTAAAAAACACCTGTCATGTGTACAAAGCAGACGAATAG
- the ispD gene encoding 2-C-methyl-D-erythritol 4-phosphate cytidylyltransferase translates to MIGQKTVSAIIPSAGVGKRMQGKVPGGVGKQFVSLHNKPLISYTLEKFDKSKYVDEIIVVCAAEAISYMKKEVLNPNHFSRIIKIVPGGKERQDSVYEGFKGIEHADIVLVHDGVRPFVRTSRIDQLIEVCSTVGAAVLAVRPKDTVKSQDNEQYIEKTLDRSTLWNIQTPQAFDYGMLKEAYESANRSGFYGTDEAMLVEKIGRRIKLVEGDYENIKITTPDDLNYAEFILANELKQLV, encoded by the coding sequence ATGATTGGTCAGAAGACTGTAAGTGCGATCATTCCATCGGCCGGCGTCGGCAAAAGAATGCAGGGTAAGGTTCCGGGCGGAGTGGGCAAACAATTTGTGTCTCTGCATAACAAACCGTTGATAAGTTACACGCTGGAAAAATTTGATAAGTCAAAATACGTCGATGAAATCATAGTCGTGTGCGCGGCTGAAGCTATCTCGTATATGAAAAAAGAAGTTTTGAATCCAAATCATTTTTCACGAATAATTAAGATCGTACCCGGAGGAAAAGAACGCCAGGACAGTGTTTACGAAGGGTTTAAAGGAATTGAGCACGCGGATATTGTGTTGGTTCATGACGGCGTTAGGCCATTTGTGAGAACAAGCCGAATTGATCAATTGATCGAGGTTTGCAGTACCGTCGGAGCGGCCGTTCTTGCTGTAAGGCCGAAGGATACTGTGAAATCACAGGATAATGAACAGTATATAGAAAAAACATTGGATCGTTCAACATTATGGAATATTCAAACGCCGCAGGCATTCGATTATGGGATGCTGAAAGAAGCTTACGAAAGCGCCAATCGTTCAGGGTTCTATGGTACCGATGAAGCCATGCTGGTTGAAAAAATCGGGCGTCGAATTAAATTGGTTGAAGGCGATTATGAAAACATCAAAATTACAACGCCCGATGATTTGAATTATGCGGAATTTATATTGGCCAACGAACTAAAACAATTAGTTTGA
- a CDS encoding SpoIIE family protein phosphatase, giving the protein MDLSKKLKNITDETIRLMAIVEIGKLLNSTLDLNKILEIILDTAIKNLNADRGTVYLIDHEKKQLWSKVLQGDSIVEVRLALGQGIAGFVAQTGKKIILKDAYKDPRFNPDFDKKTGYVTKSILCMPMKNRKGQMIGVFQILNKKTGFFNVDDTKFLDTLSVDACIAIENARLYEEAIEKERMEKELEVAATIQEMIIPKEIVQQEGYEIAGFNVPSKQVGGDFYDVVYLPNGNTALIIADVSGKSIPGALLVSTLQASLRAYLESDFELEKLVTKLNRIILKNSTADKYITFFIGILDPKTHTLKSVNAGHNPPLICRNGTIKKLTVGGIPLGMYPYDQYESEETQLGPNDVVVMFTDGVTEAADKDDEFYDDNRLEQCVLKNAQLHADKLKQVIFDDVKEFVGEAEQSDDITMLLLRKK; this is encoded by the coding sequence ATGGACCTTTCAAAGAAGTTAAAAAATATTACGGATGAAACAATCCGGCTGATGGCTATAGTTGAAATTGGTAAACTGCTGAATTCGACGCTGGACTTAAATAAGATCCTCGAAATTATTTTAGATACGGCCATAAAGAACCTGAATGCCGATCGGGGGACCGTTTATTTGATTGATCATGAAAAAAAACAATTGTGGTCGAAGGTACTGCAAGGCGATAGCATTGTTGAAGTGCGTTTAGCGCTTGGTCAGGGAATTGCAGGCTTTGTTGCCCAAACAGGAAAAAAAATTATTTTAAAGGACGCTTATAAAGACCCGCGATTCAACCCCGATTTTGACAAAAAAACGGGTTACGTGACAAAAAGCATACTGTGTATGCCTATGAAAAACCGCAAGGGACAAATGATCGGCGTCTTTCAGATTCTCAATAAAAAGACCGGTTTTTTTAATGTTGACGACACAAAGTTTCTTGACACCTTATCCGTAGACGCTTGTATTGCAATTGAGAACGCGCGTCTTTACGAAGAAGCCATCGAAAAAGAACGAATGGAAAAGGAACTTGAAGTTGCGGCCACAATTCAGGAAATGATAATTCCGAAAGAGATTGTTCAGCAAGAGGGCTATGAAATTGCGGGTTTCAATGTACCGAGCAAACAAGTTGGTGGCGATTTCTATGATGTTGTCTATCTTCCGAACGGTAATACTGCGCTAATCATAGCCGATGTTTCCGGCAAGAGTATCCCGGGAGCCTTACTGGTGTCGACATTGCAAGCGTCGTTGCGCGCATACCTGGAAAGTGACTTTGAACTTGAAAAACTTGTTACAAAGTTAAATCGCATCATACTGAAAAATTCGACTGCAGATAAATATATTACTTTTTTTATCGGAATTCTTGACCCCAAAACCCATACTTTGAAATCCGTCAATGCAGGCCATAATCCGCCGCTTATTTGCCGAAACGGAACTATCAAGAAACTTACGGTCGGCGGTATTCCGCTGGGTATGTATCCGTATGACCAATATGAATCGGAGGAAACTCAATTAGGGCCCAATGACGTTGTCGTTATGTTTACAGATGGGGTTACGGAAGCGGCCGACAAGGATGACGAATTTTACGATGATAACAGGCTGGAACAATGCGTTTTAAAGAACGCTCAATTACATGCCGATAAATTGAAACAGGTTATTTTCGACGATGTGAAAGAGTTTGTTGGCGAAGCCGAACAATCGGATGACATAACGATGCTCTTATTAAGAAAAAAATAG
- a CDS encoding Glu/Leu/Phe/Val dehydrogenase translates to MNTFELMEEKEHEEVVFFSDKKSGLKAIVAIHNTTLGPALGGCRMYPYTSTEQALTDVLRLSRGMTYKAAVAGLNLGGGKSVIIADPKKNKNEILFRAFGRFIQGLGGRYITAEDVGTCVTDMEWVRMETKYVTGISRALGGSGDPSPVTALGTYRGMKACVEKVFGTQSLKGLRVAIQGLGHVGYYLVRHLHDEGAKLIVNDIDNERVKKVVNEFGAEYVDADKIYSVDADIFAPCALGAIVNDQTIPQFKFKIIAGAANNQLADEAKHGQMLIEKKIVYAPDYVINSGGLINVYNELEGYNQEKALSQAKGIYEIVKIILDLAEKENIPTYVASNKIAEDRMNSIGRIKQTYVRKSETVMRRLESF, encoded by the coding sequence ATAAATACGTTTGAATTGATGGAAGAGAAAGAACACGAAGAGGTTGTGTTTTTCAGCGATAAAAAAAGCGGATTGAAAGCGATCGTAGCAATTCATAATACCACTTTAGGTCCTGCTCTGGGCGGGTGCAGAATGTACCCGTATACATCAACTGAACAAGCTTTGACAGATGTGTTGCGCTTATCTCGCGGAATGACTTACAAAGCCGCTGTAGCCGGTCTTAATCTCGGAGGCGGAAAATCGGTAATTATCGCCGATCCGAAAAAAAATAAAAATGAAATTCTATTCAGGGCATTTGGTCGATTTATTCAAGGCCTTGGCGGACGATATATTACCGCCGAAGATGTCGGGACATGCGTGACCGATATGGAATGGGTCCGAATGGAAACAAAATACGTTACCGGAATATCGCGTGCATTAGGCGGCAGCGGAGACCCTTCGCCCGTCACGGCTCTGGGTACGTATCGCGGTATGAAAGCTTGCGTTGAAAAAGTGTTCGGGACGCAGTCATTAAAAGGATTGCGTGTCGCTATTCAGGGATTGGGCCATGTAGGTTATTATCTTGTGCGCCATCTTCACGATGAGGGCGCCAAACTGATTGTGAACGATATCGACAATGAAAGAGTAAAAAAAGTTGTTAATGAATTTGGCGCGGAATATGTCGACGCGGATAAAATTTATTCCGTAGATGCGGATATTTTCGCTCCGTGCGCACTGGGCGCCATTGTAAACGACCAGACCATACCGCAATTTAAGTTCAAGATCATTGCTGGAGCCGCTAATAACCAGCTTGCCGACGAAGCCAAACACGGCCAAATGTTGATCGAAAAAAAAATAGTTTACGCGCCGGATTATGTTATCAATTCAGGCGGCTTGATCAACGTATATAATGAGTTGGAAGGGTACAATCAGGAGAAAGCCCTTTCCCAGGCGAAGGGTATTTACGAAATTGTAAAGATAATATTGGATCTGGCGGAAAAAGAAAATATTCCGACCTACGTAGCATCTAACAAAATAGCCGAAGATCGTATGAATAGTATTGGCCGAATAAAGCAGACGTATGTCAGAAAATCCGAAACGGTGATGCGCAGATTAGAAAGTTTCTAG
- a CDS encoding radical SAM protein yields the protein MNNHLIDIAQIVAVSEVNGPGKRAVIWVQGCHKRCPGCWNQDYLEFSSVWQLTAQNLFDTVKQMTADFVAIEGITFSGGEPFAQAETLADAAALFKENDLTIMSYSGYTLEEIQRKDKSQSKLLAVLDILVDGEYVKEQHCDRLWRSSLNQKVHFLSDHYKSYEDSINADVREYEVVLSANETRITGFPKAELITKS from the coding sequence ATGAATAACCATTTGATTGATATCGCGCAAATCGTAGCAGTTTCCGAGGTTAATGGACCTGGGAAACGAGCGGTAATCTGGGTACAGGGCTGCCATAAGCGTTGCCCAGGCTGCTGGAATCAAGATTACTTAGAGTTCAGCAGTGTTTGGCAGCTTACAGCGCAGAATCTTTTTGATACTGTAAAACAAATGACCGCAGATTTTGTAGCTATTGAAGGAATAACTTTCAGCGGGGGTGAACCGTTTGCCCAAGCCGAAACTCTAGCGGATGCAGCTGCTTTGTTCAAGGAAAATGATCTGACTATCATGAGTTACTCCGGATATACGCTGGAAGAAATACAACGAAAAGATAAAAGTCAATCTAAGCTCCTTGCCGTTTTGGATATTTTGGTGGATGGCGAATATGTTAAGGAGCAGCATTGTGACCGTTTGTGGCGCAGTTCACTCAATCAAAAAGTACACTTTTTATCGGATCATTATAAATCGTATGAAGATTCGATCAACGCAGACGTTCGTGAATATGAGGTTGTTTTATCTGCGAACGAGACGCGTATTACTGGATTTCCAAAAGCTGAATTAATAACAAAAAGTTAA
- a CDS encoding TolC family protein encodes MFHSIKTTLFILLVSQTVCAQTQDGLSLNELIQEALDNNPQLHSARHQADAAKAQIKQVTSLDAPQVGIEFYQTPIQSFPIATKNSMETDYFVQQMFPWPGKLSGMGKIAENNVAMKEQESKALDKKIIRDLKSAYYELYLVQRKMEINGENKRIMQKIIDIALKQYEVGAGNQSDILRAQTELTKLTNESFLLEREKGITEAMINTLISRPANQPLGRIAELEIHDVKVGFDPLVAIAEDNRAELKAMGYNIEMFKSEQALAKREFYPDIMVRGMYKNMSNTSKDFWSLMIGFNVPIAFWSKNRYQGKVNEFGKHINHAEMEYRDTKNMIGNDIQNALVIMESSRKQADEIKRHLIPQAEATLEATLASYQSGKTSFIMALDSYRMLLMAKLDYSMSVMNTAVSEAQLEQAVGLSMNEIKERLK; translated from the coding sequence ATGTTTCATTCTATAAAAACCACGTTGTTTATTCTACTTGTATCACAGACCGTGTGTGCACAAACGCAAGACGGCTTAAGCCTTAATGAGCTTATTCAAGAAGCATTAGACAACAACCCGCAGTTACATTCTGCACGCCATCAAGCGGACGCCGCTAAAGCGCAAATCAAACAAGTGACCTCACTGGATGCACCGCAAGTTGGAATAGAGTTTTATCAAACACCGATTCAATCTTTTCCGATCGCGACAAAGAATAGCATGGAAACCGATTATTTTGTTCAGCAGATGTTTCCGTGGCCCGGAAAGTTATCCGGTATGGGAAAAATTGCAGAAAATAATGTCGCTATGAAAGAACAGGAATCGAAAGCGCTGGATAAGAAAATCATACGGGATCTTAAATCGGCGTATTATGAACTGTATCTAGTTCAGCGAAAGATGGAGATCAATGGAGAAAATAAACGCATCATGCAAAAGATCATTGATATTGCCCTTAAACAATACGAAGTAGGCGCCGGAAATCAATCCGATATTTTGCGTGCGCAAACTGAATTGACAAAATTGACCAATGAAAGTTTTCTGTTGGAGAGGGAAAAAGGAATTACGGAGGCTATGATCAATACATTGATCAGCAGACCAGCAAATCAACCTTTGGGGCGAATTGCAGAATTAGAGATTCATGATGTGAAAGTGGGCTTTGACCCATTGGTTGCGATAGCCGAAGATAACCGTGCCGAACTAAAAGCTATGGGTTACAATATTGAGATGTTCAAGTCTGAACAAGCACTCGCGAAGCGCGAATTCTATCCCGACATCATGGTTCGCGGAATGTATAAGAACATGTCCAATACTTCAAAAGACTTTTGGTCGCTGATGATCGGTTTCAATGTTCCGATTGCGTTTTGGTCTAAAAATAGATACCAGGGTAAAGTCAATGAATTTGGTAAGCATATCAATCATGCAGAGATGGAATATCGGGATACGAAAAACATGATCGGAAATGATATTCAGAATGCTTTGGTCATCATGGAGTCGTCGCGTAAGCAAGCGGATGAAATTAAGCGTCATCTTATTCCACAGGCAGAAGCGACATTAGAAGCAACGCTGGCGTCGTATCAATCGGGTAAAACATCATTCATCATGGCGCTGGACAGTTACCGGATGTTGTTAATGGCTAAACTGGATTATTCGATGAGCGTAATGAATACTGCGGTCAGTGAGGCCCAGTTGGAACAGGCCGTTGGCTTGAGTATGAACGAAATTAAGGAGCGACTCAAATAA
- a CDS encoding sulfurtransferase — translation MKQLSPDELKQWMDSKKTFQLLDVRERWEYDIVRFEQAILRPLGFLQINPPELDKEKPVVVCCHHGVRSISGCLILEQLGFKNVYNLSGGIDLYAQTADTSMPTY, via the coding sequence ATGAAACAGCTTAGTCCGGATGAATTAAAACAATGGATGGATTCAAAAAAAACATTTCAGCTTCTGGATGTTAGGGAACGATGGGAATACGATATAGTGCGATTTGAACAAGCGATACTAAGGCCGCTCGGTTTTCTGCAAATAAATCCGCCAGAATTAGATAAAGAAAAACCGGTGGTAGTCTGCTGCCATCATGGCGTACGCAGCATATCCGGTTGTTTAATTCTGGAGCAGCTCGGTTTCAAAAATGTGTACAATCTCTCCGGAGGAATTGATCTCTACGCTCAGACGGCGGATACCTCCATGCCAACCTATTAA
- a CDS encoding MBL fold metallo-hydrolase gives MRIGTYTVHPIETGRFALDGGAMFGVVPKNLWNKTNPADDQNRISLAMRCLLLIADDGRKILFDNGLGHKYHDKFASIYRVDHSQFTLEKSLSQLGLTTDDITDAVLTHLHFDHAGGSTKTDTVGKVEPTFKNAKYYVQKKHYEYGLNASEKDRASFLKPDFMPLMESKKLNLVTDADSLFDNVSFFIAHGHSPYQQLPIISDGTTTIFFCGDLMPTKTHVSVPYVMAYDNQPLVTIDEKKKILSQAVEGKWALFFEHDPDTAMGTVISDEKGYRFDEKIDF, from the coding sequence ATGAGAATTGGAACATATACTGTTCATCCTATAGAAACAGGTAGATTCGCATTGGACGGAGGAGCCATGTTCGGCGTGGTTCCAAAGAATCTATGGAACAAAACCAATCCTGCGGACGACCAGAATCGCATTAGTCTGGCCATGCGCTGCTTATTGCTGATCGCTGACGACGGCAGAAAAATTCTCTTTGATAACGGTTTGGGACACAAATACCATGACAAATTCGCCTCTATTTACCGTGTGGATCATTCGCAATTCACTTTAGAGAAATCCTTGTCACAACTGGGGCTCACAACGGATGATATTACGGATGCAGTTCTAACTCACTTGCATTTTGACCACGCCGGAGGCTCTACAAAAACCGATACCGTTGGAAAGGTCGAACCCACATTCAAAAATGCGAAGTATTATGTGCAAAAAAAACATTATGAATATGGACTGAACGCGAGCGAGAAAGACCGTGCGAGTTTTTTGAAACCGGATTTCATGCCGCTTATGGAATCTAAAAAACTGAATTTAGTCACCGATGCAGATTCTTTGTTTGATAACGTTTCTTTTTTTATTGCGCATGGCCATTCGCCATATCAGCAATTGCCTATTATTTCAGACGGAACAACGACCATCTTTTTTTGCGGGGATTTGATGCCGACAAAAACGCATGTATCTGTTCCGTACGTCATGGCTTACGATAATCAGCCTCTGGTAACCATCGATGAAAAAAAGAAAATACTCTCGCAAGCCGTTGAAGGTAAATGGGCTTTGTTTTTCGAACACGATCCGGACACGGCTATGGGAACTGTGATCAGTGATGAAAAAGGATATAGATTTGATGAAAAAATTGATTTTTAA
- a CDS encoding acyl-CoA dehydrogenase, with product MDFKLSDEQEMIRQTARDFAQEHLAPHAAERDEKQFFPKEVIKQMGELGFLGMMVGEKWGGFASDSISYVQVIIELAKADASAAVIASVNNSLVCFNIEKYGTDIQKEKYLKPLASGQALGAYSLSEAVSGSDAAGLICYAENKGDHYLVNGTKLWVTNGHHSDYVVCFIRTDKSNKTKGISAFIVDKAFPGFKVGKKENKLGIRASDTTELVFENCKVPKENLLGQEGMGFKIAMETLDGGRIGIAAQAIGIAEAALDESVKYTKAREQFGQPIAKFQANEFKIADMAMRIDASKLLLYRACWLKDQGQKFGKEAAMAKLFASETAMWATTEAVQMHGGYGYTKEYPVERFMRDAKITEIYEGTSEIQRIVIARNVLNW from the coding sequence ATGGATTTCAAATTGAGCGATGAGCAAGAAATGATCAGGCAAACTGCACGGGATTTCGCACAGGAGCACTTGGCTCCGCATGCGGCGGAACGTGATGAAAAACAGTTTTTCCCAAAAGAAGTTATTAAACAGATGGGCGAACTTGGATTTTTGGGCATGATGGTAGGCGAAAAATGGGGAGGTTTTGCCTCAGATTCCATTTCATACGTACAAGTAATAATCGAACTTGCAAAAGCCGATGCTTCCGCCGCGGTCATAGCTTCGGTTAATAACTCCCTTGTTTGTTTTAACATTGAAAAGTATGGTACGGATATCCAGAAAGAGAAATATCTCAAACCTCTCGCGTCCGGACAAGCGCTCGGTGCGTATTCCTTATCGGAGGCGGTCTCGGGAAGCGACGCTGCAGGTTTGATTTGTTATGCGGAGAACAAAGGCGATCATTATCTGGTAAATGGAACTAAACTATGGGTAACGAATGGCCACCATTCAGATTATGTTGTGTGTTTTATTAGAACCGATAAGTCAAACAAAACAAAGGGTATAAGTGCATTTATAGTAGATAAAGCTTTCCCTGGGTTTAAAGTTGGCAAAAAAGAGAATAAACTGGGTATTCGCGCTTCCGACACGACGGAACTTGTGTTTGAAAATTGCAAAGTTCCAAAGGAAAATCTTCTGGGCCAAGAGGGTATGGGTTTTAAGATTGCCATGGAAACGCTGGACGGCGGTCGAATCGGAATAGCCGCGCAAGCGATAGGCATCGCGGAAGCCGCTCTTGATGAATCCGTTAAGTATACCAAAGCGCGGGAGCAGTTCGGCCAGCCGATTGCAAAATTCCAGGCAAATGAATTTAAAATCGCAGACATGGCCATGCGTATTGACGCTTCCAAGCTGCTGCTTTACCGCGCCTGCTGGCTGAAAGATCAAGGCCAAAAATTCGGCAAAGAAGCGGCGATGGCTAAATTGTTTGCTTCTGAAACGGCAATGTGGGCAACGACCGAAGCCGTACAGATGCACGGGGGTTATGGTTATACAAAAGAATACCCTGTAGAACGTTTCATGCGCGACGCAAAAATAACTGAAATTTACGAAGGCACGTCGGAAATTCAGCGCATTGTAATCGCCCGTAATGTTTTGAACTGGTAG
- the nusB gene encoding transcription antitermination factor NusB — translation MNPLLLDELKPGNHTPKSSRREARETVLQVLYAYEFSQDPINKIVEDVCGPFTDQTMAFIKKLVACAVKHREVLDNHIKSRTQNWDFERIAMIDRLLLRIGICEFLHFEDIPPKVSINEVIEISKRYSTDKSSKFVNGILDSVYEDLKLAGRITKAGRGVIEE, via the coding sequence ATGAATCCTCTGTTGCTTGACGAATTAAAACCCGGCAATCATACCCCTAAGAGCAGCCGCAGAGAAGCGCGTGAAACGGTTCTTCAGGTATTATATGCCTATGAATTTTCTCAGGATCCTATCAATAAAATCGTCGAAGATGTTTGCGGCCCTTTTACAGATCAGACCATGGCGTTCATTAAGAAATTGGTCGCATGTGCCGTTAAGCATCGTGAGGTTCTTGACAATCACATCAAATCACGTACCCAAAATTGGGATTTTGAACGAATTGCGATGATTGACCGTTTGCTGTTGCGTATCGGAATTTGTGAATTCTTACATTTTGAAGATATCCCGCCCAAAGTTTCGATAAACGAAGTCATCGAAATCAGCAAGCGTTATAGTACCGACAAAAGCAGCAAATTCGTTAACGGCATTTTGGATTCAGTATACGAGGATCTCAAATTAGCCGGACGAATAACCAAGGCGGGCAGAGGCGTCATAGAAGAATAA
- the def gene encoding peptide deformylase translates to MPSLKITTYGNPILRRKVKPITKIDSGLKKLAKDMLEVMHKADGIGLAAPQIGKSISIFVADISPIQEEMAPMIFLNIEILESFGSSPYNEGCLSIPGVVAEVIRPEKIRIRYMDLSGRHHEGMAEGVLARVIQHETDHLNGKLFIDYLSEETLEPFQAILKDLEQKNKKLVAKKKTAKTFTH, encoded by the coding sequence ATGCCCTCTCTAAAAATCACAACATACGGCAATCCGATACTTCGCAGGAAAGTAAAACCAATCACGAAAATTGATTCCGGTTTGAAAAAACTTGCAAAGGACATGTTGGAAGTCATGCACAAAGCCGACGGTATAGGATTAGCCGCGCCTCAGATAGGCAAGTCCATCTCAATTTTTGTTGCGGATATTTCTCCGATTCAAGAAGAAATGGCGCCGATGATTTTTTTGAATATTGAGATACTGGAATCGTTCGGGTCATCGCCTTATAATGAAGGCTGCTTGAGTATTCCCGGTGTGGTAGCCGAAGTCATTCGTCCGGAAAAAATTAGAATTCGTTATATGGACTTATCGGGCCGACATCATGAAGGCATGGCAGAAGGCGTGTTAGCCCGCGTGATTCAACATGAAACCGATCATTTGAACGGAAAACTATTTATTGATTATCTGTCCGAGGAAACTCTGGAGCCTTTTCAAGCCATTCTCAAAGACCTTGAACAAAAAAATAAAAAACTCGTGGCGAAAAAAAAAACCGCTAAAACTTTTACCCACTAA